The Symphalangus syndactylus isolate Jambi chromosome 1, NHGRI_mSymSyn1-v2.1_pri, whole genome shotgun sequence DNA segment atgtcatctgtttttttttttatgatgtgttaataattattatttattggcTTATAATCCaggaatctttttgttttattttattttattattattatgctttaagttttagggtacatgtgcaccatgtgcaggtttgttacatgtgtatacatgtgccatgttggtgtgctgcacccattaactcgtcatttagcattaggtatatctcccaatgctttCCCTCCCACATCCcatcaccccacaacagtccctggagtgtgatgttccctttcctgtgtccatgagttctcattgttcagttcccacctatgagtgagaacatgtggtgtttggttttttgtccttgtgatagtttactgagaatgatgatttccagtttcatccatgtccctacaaaggacatgaactcatcattttttatggctgcatagcattccacggtgtatatgtgccacattttcttaatccagtctatcgttgttggacatttgggttcgttccaagtctttgctattgtgaatagtgccgcagtaaacatacgtgtgcatgtgtctttatagcagcatcatgtcatctgtttttgttgttgcttacaAATTGTATTGctttaacatttaaagaaaagtttaGCTTTGGGGGAAGTCATTTCAAACCCACAGAGAAGTTTCAAGAATAAGAATTTGACAAGGGGCCTCTGTAGCCCCCTCACCCAGGGCACACGTCCACTTTGCCATTCGACCCCTGCCTCTCCGCCTCTCagcctctctctctgtttctctgagcctctgtctctttctctctgcctctgtccgtgtctctctgcctctgtgtctttgtctctctgcctctgagTCTGTCTTTATGtctcctgtctctctgtctctgtctctctctctgcctctgtctctctgtctctctctccctctgcctctgtgtctctctgtctcttgcccTCTGTCtgcctctttgtctctctgtctttgtgtttctctctgtctctgtgtttctgtgtctctccatctctctgtctctgtctttatgtctctctctttgtctctgtgtctctgtctccatgtctctctgtgtctctgtctctctgtgtctctgtgtctctgtctgtgtctctgtgtctctgtctctctgtgtctctgtgtctctctgtctctgtctctctgtctctgtctctctgtctctgtctctgtctctgtctctctgtctctgtgtctctctgtctctctgtctctgtctctctgtctctgtgtctctctgtctctctgtctctgtctctctgtctctgtctctgtctctctgcctctgtctctctgtctctctgtctccctcctttcctcctaaAGACTTGAAGGTCTGTTTCCTTGGAATGCAGATGTTGTTTTGTGTAACCACAGTGTAGCTATGAACTTGAGCACGTTTACCGCGGACACTGCTTGTTATCTTGTCTGCCAGTCTATGTCCTGATGGCCGCTCCCATCAGTGGGGGCACAGGGCAGGCCCTCTGcgtcactgcagcctcctagcAGAAAGGACATGTCAGGCTCTTCCTGCACGTTTCCTGCCCCGCCCTGCAGTCAACCTCTCTTCCGAGGAGCCCTGGGTCCTTCAGGGGAGGACAGTTTTAGGGAGCAGGGCCTGGGGCCGGGTATGCTCCTTGACACGGGGGTGTCTGCGTCTCAGTGGCTCAGCGGCAGAGCAGGAAATGCCCACGTGAGCAGAAGCACCCACGCCTGTCCTGCACCCACGCCTGCCTCCCCTGAGGAACCCCTGCCTTCTGTCTCAAGCAGCCGCAACTTCCAGGGGTGCCCCGTGCGcttcctcccacccctccctcctTTGCCTGCTGTTCTCAGTCTTCCCCAACCCCTTCCTGGCCACAGCCTAGCACGGGTTACCTGGGACTTCAGAGGCCATGTCCTCCCCGACCTCCAGAGCCACGCACAGGGCTGCCCACATCCCCTGCCCTGGGCCTGTCCCCCTCCTCTTCCGGGACTCCGCTGGGGCTCATGGTGCCTGCCCCGGCTGCCCTGGCTGTCCCcgccctccccctcctctcctctcgcCCTGCCCTTGGGCGCCTCAGCCCATCGGCTCACCACCCAGGACACCCACATCCACATCTCCAGCCCAGCCCCTGCTCCAGCTGCCTGGGCCAGCTCTCCCCTCGGAATTTCCACAGGGCCCCCAAACCCAGCAGCCCCAAAGGGAGTGCCTCACGTCCTCCCAAAGCCACTTTCTCACGGCTCCTGCCCTGGAGAACAGTCTCTGCCCGCCGGAGCCCCCAGCAGGTGCCTGCCTTCCTCATGTCCCTCAGCCAACAAGTCCTGGGGACCTGGCCCCTTCCGCGTCTCCATCCCTCACTCCCCCGACCCGGCGGTGACTTCCGCTGTGCTCCACCCTGCTGAGGTCTTTCCAGAATGCAGAGCTGGGGGACAGCCCCATGCGGCACCGGCTGCAGGCCCCACTCCAGCGGGGACACCAGAATCACCTGAGGGGAATGGAGCCGAGCTCAGAGGGGCGCCAGTTTGATATTTGCTGGTTTGCTTTCCGCAGGCCTCTCGctatttactcattcactcatttattggAAATTTAACGAACACCCGTGCATCTACTATCCAGCCCAAGAATTAAAACATTCCCCAAACCTACATCAGCGTAGGGGTCCTCTCTCCATTCTGCCCctgctctgcccccaccccacccaccccagagGGTCACTCTGGAATTTCATGTTTGTGTTCAACACTTCCTtgctttgaaataaaaaaggtaattttCCCACACAGTGTGTCTGCGCTGGCCGAGTTGAATCTTGTGGTTGGGAGCCAGGTGTGATGCTCCTGCCCTGGCTCCTCTGCCACACTCCTCTGACGCCCTGTGGGATTGGGTCCAGCCCCCTTTCCCAGTGGGCACAGGCTCGGGAAAGCTGCCATGTCCCCTGCAAGGGGTCCATGGCCAGGCCCCACCGCCGCCTGTCCCTCGCTCTGCCTGTTGCCTGCCTGTCTCTGCATGGGACGTGCTCCGGCCTGCAGCACCCTCTGCCTCCACACTTGTCCTCCCTCAGGTCTCAGCTGAGTCTTGGGCTTGTGCAGTGTCCCCCTGACAGGCCAGGTCTCGGGCCTCACTTCTGTACCCCACGGCCTCCTACACCCTGGGCCACACCTGGTCCCATCATTCTGGCATGGGGTCCCATGCACCTCTGCCACAGCTGCACCCACCAGACAGTGCCGCCTTGGCCCCAAGCTGCCCTGCTCCGTGCCTTCCCCTACAGAAGGCTCCAGGAGAAGTCCCGGGTGGGGGGTTCGGACTGGTGTGGGGCTCCAGCTACAGAAAAGGTCAGAGCTGAGTGCCAGGGCTGGAGGGTGCCCGGGGAGCAGGGGACTGCACACAGCCGAGGCCGTCCCGGGCGCCCACTGACGTCAGTCCCTCAAGGCAGCCCGAGGTGGAACTGCCGCTGCACGTCCACCTCCGGCAGATCAATCGAAGGGACCTCCTGGGGGCAAGGGCACAGCGCGAGCTGGCAGCCTCCCCAGCGCAGATCTGAGCACAGGGACCTTGGCGTGCCTGCTCTGTCAACCTTCAAAGAGCAGGGCAGATAACGTGGCCTTGCTGTCACCGGCCTCGTCAGAACCTGTCAGCTGCCTTGTCCTTGGTGGCCAGATGGGGCTGGGATCTTGGGGCTGAGTGGAAATGAGACTTGGGAGCCACACTGGGGCCAGGTCAGGGCCAGACCCAGCCCCTGCTCGATGGGCACAGGTCTCTTTGTCCCCTGGCATGGTGAGGAGTGACACAGCCTGCCTTTCAGGGTGGCAGTAAGGACCAGAGACCAGGCCGGCCAGCCCCCAGCATCATGCTGGTCCCCAGCCCGGAGACTGCCAATTTGGCCTGGTCACGGCCCACCGTGCAGGCTCGCCCCTCCACGCtccccgtgcccagcctcagtgcTCAGGGCAGGGGGCAGATAGGAAAAGCAGGGaggccctggggctgggggtCTGCCCCTAAAGTGATGTGGGAGGGGGATGAGCAGGAGGATCTGGGGGTGGGCACGCGTGGACAGCAGCCTGGGATCTAATGTGGTCCTTGGCTTCCTGCCCCAGATGAGCTCCCTGAGGAGGGGCAGCTTGGGAGGCATAGGGGGCTGCCCCCAGCACTGCGGGGGCCACACGTGTGTCACATGTGTGGATCTCTCTGGAGCCCCGGGAGGGCCTTTGGAAGGCTGTGCAAATGGGAGACCCGCTTATCTCAGGAACTCCCACCCAGACCTGGCTCGGCCCCGCAGCCTCCGTCCCCAGCCCTGCATTTTGGATGTGCCCAGGCCGAGCCCCAGGAACGCCTGGGGAACTCTCAGGGCCCTCACCAAACAGCCCCGTGCAGCCTGGGGTGGATTCCCCTGTAGGGGCCTTCCCAGGCTCACCTCCTTGCTGGAAGCAGCTTCCCTCCCAGCCGGAAATCCCAGGCCCCGTGTGGCCTCCTCCCAGGCTTTTCCCACTGGCCACTGACCACACTACAGGCCACCGATGGGGGGTCCCAAAGCATGGCCCAAGAGGCTGAGGAGAGCCAGACCAGGCCAGCCATGGGGATTCAAATCCTTTATTGACAGTGGAGGTGAGGCCAGCCCTCCCTGGCAGGCTCTGGGTGCATCTCCCTAGTATGTTCTCCTGGGAGCCTGGCACCGGGGCAGGCATAGGGGCAGCAAGTGGCCTAGGACTCGGACTCAAACATTTTCTTCCGGCCCTCCATGCCAGACTTCTCCTCGATGTTCTTCCTCCAGTCACCCACGTCTCGCAGGTCCCGCTCCTgtggaggggagggcaggagagagcCCAGGCCACCCACTTATGCACACACCCTGGTCCGCACCACCTTCAGCCTCAGTTTACCCTCTGCATTGGGCAGTGGCATGTCCCCTGCATGGCACCCTGGAGGGGCAGTGGTACAGGGCCCCCGGGCAGGGCAGGTGTGGGAGGTGTTCCCCTGGCAGGGCAGGTGTGGGAGGTGCTCCCCTGGCAGGGCAGGTGTGGGAGGTGTTCCCCTGGCAGGGCAGGTGTGGGAGGTGTTCCCCTGGCAGGGCAGGTGCGGTGTGCTCCCCCCGTGGCACGCACCTTCTCTGTGTCCTCCTTCTTGACCTGCTTCAGATTGGCCCTCAGGTCCATGCACACCTTGTGCTTCGAGCCCAGCAGGGCCTTGAGCATGGCGTCAGCCGACATGCGCACCCTCCGCAGTGGGGGCCGCTTGAACTTGCCCCGCAGATCAAACAGCTTCTGGTTCATGTCCTCCAGCTGTGGGCAGGGGAGCCGGGTGGGAGCCCGAGGTCCTGGTGGTCTCGGCCTCCCCAGCCCCCCCCGCCTGCCCGCCTGCTGCCCGCCCAGCCCCACTACTCACCTCCTTGCTACTCTTCTGCACCCTCACCTCCATGTCGTACTTCTCCTCTTCAGCCGCGTCAATCTTGGCGTGCAGCTGTTTGCAGAGCTCCTAGGGGTGGGTGTCGGGGTGGGTGGCCGTCCTGACACTTGGCAGCCACGGTCACCTGCCCCTGCCCTGACCACCCCGCTGGCCCTCTTgacaagtggggaaactgagttaGCAGGCAGGCCCGCTGCTGGGGAGGCGAGGTGGCCGGGGAGGGGCTGGTACCTGCACTTCAGACATGGAGCCTGGGATGTGCAGCGGCGGGCAGTGCTCTGCCAGGTAGTTCTGCTTCTCGGCCTCGCGGCggccctcctccttctccagctcCGTGGCCGCTATCTGCAGCATCACGCTCTGCGGTGGGGCAGGCGGTGAGGGGCTGCAGCCAGCTCCCCTGCAGACCCACCTGGGCCGCCCCCCGGGAGCCCACACCTACCTTCAGGTGCTGTCTGCGGGCCGTGATGGCCCTGTTCCGCTTCTGCAGGGCGGGGGACAGGGGGTCGAGTCAGGGCCTCCAGGCCTGgagcacccccaccccctcccacgcTCCCTGGCCAGGTCAGGGGCTCCGGCTCAGGGACCAGCAGAGCCTGGGGACTCCCGAGGCCATGATGCGCAGGCTGGGCCTCCCTGGCCCCAGACCTTGCTCTGGGACACGGTGCTGTGTGGTGTGTGACACTTTGCCCAGGTGGCACATGGTgctgggaggctggaggctgggggagaggagtCTGGGCCACAGGGCCAGTTGGGGGCAGGTCGGCCGGCGAGGTGGAGTGCAGGAATCAGAAAGAAGAAGTGATTCCCCTGTGACCGGGCCACAGCCACACTTCCCCTGCCCCAGAAGTCTCGGGGCAGCCACTTCCTCTCTTTCGGCAGCGtcttggtgggtgggtggggcacTTTTGCCAGCGGGGAGGGCCGGGCCATCTTCCCTGGGGCCTTGAGGCTGTGACCTATGACCTATCCCGAGTTGGGGGAGCCCCCTTCTCGTCATGTTTTGAGTCCCCAGCAAGTACTCACCTCCTCACTGTCCAGGGAGGGAGGACGCAGGCAGCATGGGGAGAGAAGACAGAGGTTAGGGCCATGGCTGGTGGGGTCGGAGTGTGTGATGGGGCAGAcagggcaggaggcaggcagggtCACTGTATGGGGGTACAGGGGTGCCACTTACTCTCCCATCCTGAGGTCCTGAGCTTGGAGCCTGTggggagaggaaggcagaggtGTTGGCCAGGCCCTTGCACGGTGATGCCTGCGCCCATCAGGTGCTGAGGGGTTCAGGGCTCCCGATGACAGCCCCCTCCCGCCCACACCCTACTCTCACCTCCTCCCCCTACTCTCACCTCCTCCCTGTACTCTCACCTCCTTCAAGGACAATGTCTTGGAATTCCCTAGGGTGAGAAGTAAGAGGAGAAAGTGTTCCCAAAATGTCCCAGGCATAGCCTGAGGAGCTGCAGCTGTCCCTGAGGGAGGGTGAGATGGGCCAGCGCAGGTGGCCGCCGGAGTCACGCTGTTATTTTTAACCCTCTCTGTTTGGCTTTGGGCCTAAGTGCATGGAAGAAATCCCTCCTCAGTTTGGCCTGGGGGCTCAGGTTATGGGGTTTCTTGAGCCCTAAACTCTCCTTCCAGGGTCCCCAGAGGTGAAGCCTGATGGTCAGGGACTGTCTAGAACCTGCCTCGTGCTACAGCTGCCTCCCCAAGCCTCTCCTTCTCACTCCCGGATCCGTGCAGGCCCCCAGAGAGGGCTGCTGGCGGCATCCCCCAGGCCCCCAGGCCCCCAGACCCCTGCCCCAGGGAGTCCTCCCTCAAACTAGCTCGAGCCACGCCCTGTCCCCCAGCCTCGGCGGGCCGGGCTGGGCCTCACCTAGAATCTGGGCAGCAGGGCTGGGAGCGAGGTCAGGCCGGCAGCGGCGAGCTGGGCTGGTGGGCCCAGGGGGAGGGGTATAAATGGCCTCCCCCAGGCTGGGCCTCTGCTCAGAAAGGGCACAGAGTCCTCCTCAGACCAATGGGGGCGCGGAGAGCCACAGAGACCTCCCCACCTGTCCGGCCGCCTGGCCTGGCTGCGTGCTGCCGCCCAGTCCAAGAAGTCTTGGTGGGGGGGGTGCCGTGGCTGGGCTGCTCTATTTAGGGCTTGGTGACGCCCTGGAGATGCCTCCGTTGTTCTTGTAAGGAGcctgagaacagtgcctggctttGCCTGTGGCCTTGGCCGGGCACACGGCTCAGGTCAGCTGAGGGGTCACTGAGAGGATCCACACCTCGCCTCAGCCCATCTCGCCCGAGGTCAGCGTCCAGCCGACCTGGCTGCTTGCTGGTGACAGCCGCAGCCTCTCCCTGCGGGGCCAGCTTCCCCACTCAGCCCCTGCAATGGGTTTCCCACTTCAGCCCAGGCCTGACCCCCTTCTGCAAGCCTGGCTCCTGGGGTGAGGCCTGGACCTCCAGATGTGGCCTTCTGGGCCCTGCCACAGCGGCCGAAGGCTGGGGGGCTGCCGCCTCCCTGCGTGATGCTATCTTCCTGCCTGAGGAGCAGGACCAGGAGTGAGGGGCGCGCCGCACCTGCCTCTGGGCTCCTCCCAGCCTGCCCAGAACGCCCTGCTGCTGTCCCCTCACCGGGCGACTTGGAACCCATCCTTCAACCTAAGGAGAATGGCGCCACCTGCGTTGGGAGCCTCTCTGACCCGCGGAGGCTTGGGGCCCTCCTGGCTGCCCGGGTGGGCCTGGCATTGCCCTTTTCACCCAGGCCCGAGGCCATTGACCCCCCAGCCCTCAGGCCCCCGCCCTGCAGAGGCCCCCTGGACCGTGACTTGGCACCCTCTCAGAGTGGGGGCTCTTGGCCCCAGCCCCGCTGGCTTCGCAGCCCCGTGGGGAGGATCAGAGAAGACAGCAGCGTGGAGGCTCCAGCCGCTAAGGCAGCCCAGATGTGTGGGGACTGGGAAGGGCATTGGGCCAGGACTGAGCCCCTAAAGGCCCCAGCGGCTTCCGAAGGCATCTGCTGCCCCCTGCTGCTCACGCGGGGAAGGCCCTGCAGCGCAGGTCTCTGAGGTGTTGGGGGTCCTCCCTCCACGCTCACCAGCCCCCAAACATCATTGCTCACTGTGTCCCTACAGGGCTGGCTCTAGCCCGCCCCATCCCATGTGGTCCCAACTCTCTGGCCCCCAGCTCCCCAGTCTTCCCAGGTGGCCCGGGGGGTGGAGATCTGTGCTCCTGGGGAGGTTCCCCACCCCTACCCGAGGGTCAAGCAGGGACCAGTCAGAGGCCTCAGGGCCTGGCTGAGTCTGGAGAGGAGCCCCTCCCCTGTCCCTGTCAGGGGGCCCTGGCGAGTAGACCTGGGCCCTATTTCTGCCTCCCCTCCAGGCTCCAGCCGGACACACAGTGGCAGGAGAAGGCGTTTATTGCAGTGGTCCTGCAGGGCGGCCTGGGCAAGTGCCTGGGCTCAGCGGGGAGACAGAGGCACGTGGTGCATTCAGGAGTGGGGCAAGGGCAGGCGCAGGCGCAGGCGGGGCTGCAGGGCCAGCATGCGGTCCACCTCCCTGGCTGGCCGCAGGGGGTGCCACTGGGCGACGGGCCGCCGGGCGTGGGCCAGCATGTCTGCCCAGTGCTGCAGGGGCTGCCCCGAGGCCCGGGCACCCAGGTGCACCTTGCCCACGGGCTCAGCCCGGAGCGGCAGGCCGCGGTCCCAGACGGCCAGCACCAGGTCCACATTCTGTGCAGAGACAGGCCAGAGGTCGGAGTTGGGGAAGAAAGACCACAGTCATCATGGTCCAGCACTGGGTCCCGCTCTGCCCCTGCCTCCCGGTGGCCCACCTGGACCTGGCTAAAGGGCACCAGGAAGGTGAAGGCCTCGTTGAAGTAGGGGGCCGCCGTGCCCTTTTTGGTGgctgtctttctct contains these protein-coding regions:
- the TNNI2 gene encoding troponin I, fast skeletal muscle: MLQIAATELEKEEGRREAEKQNYLAEHCPPLHIPGSMSEVQELCKQLHAKIDAAEEEKYDMEVRVQKSSKELEDMNQKLFDLRGKFKRPPLRRVRMSADAMLKALLGSKHKVCMDLRANLKQVKKEDTEKERDLRDVGDWRKNIEEKSGMEGRKKMFESES